CCCTTCCGGAGAGCCATAAGCGATGCCTTCGCGCGCCAGATAGCCGTGCAGGTTCATCTGCCCAAGCCCGATGGCGTGGGAGGCGGCGTTACCCGCTTCAATCGACGGCACGCTGCGGATATGGCTCATGTCAGACACCGCCGTCAGCGCGCGTACCGCCACTTCCACTGTCCGGCCGAAATCGGGCGAATCCATGGTATGCGCGATATTCAGCGAGCCGAGATTGCAGGAAATATCGTGGCCTGTGGTCGCGTAATTGAGGTTTTCATCAAACGTCGAGGCGCTGTTAACCTGCAAAATCTCTGAGCACAGGTTGCTCATGTTAATGCGCCCGGCAATCGGGTTGGCGCGGTTCACCGTATCCTCAAACATGATGTACGGATAGCCGGATTCAAACTGAATCTCCGCCAGGCGCTGGAACAGCTCGCGGGCGCTGATATAGCGCTTGCGAACGCGTTCATCCTCCACCAGCTGTGTGTACATCTCGCTGACGCTGATGTCGCCGAACGGCTTGCCGTAAATACGCTCCACGTCATAGGGCGAGAACAGCGCCATCTGCGCGTTGGCTTTCGCCAGCTCAAAGGTGATATCGGGGATCACCACGCCGAGCGAGAGCGTTTTGATGCGGATCTTCTCATCGGCGTTTTCGCGTTTGGTATCCAGAAAACGCAGAATATCGGGGTGGTGCGCGTTCAGATAGACGGCCCCCGCGCCCTGGCGCGCGCCGAGCTGGTTGGCGTACGAAAAGGCGTCTTCCAGCATTTTCATCACTGGGATAACGCCGGAGGACTGGTTTTCGATGCGCTTAATCGGCGCGCCCGCTTCACGCAAATTCGAGAGCGAAAACGCCACGCCGCCGCCGCGTTTGGAGAGCTGGAGCGCGGCGTTTACCGCGCGCCCGATAGACTCCATATTATCTTCAATGCGCAGCAGGAAGCAGGAGACCAGTTCGCCGCGCTGCTTTTTCCCGCAGTTCAGGAAGGTGGGCGTGGCGGGCTGGAAGCGGCCGCTTAATATTTCATTAAGGATGTGGCGCGCCAGCGTTTCATCGCCGCAGGCGAGCGTCAGCGCCACCATGCAGGCGCGATCCGGGAAGTGCTCCAGATAGCGCTTGCCATCAAAGGTTTTCAGCGTGTAGCTGGTGTAAAACTTCCATGCGCCGAGAAACGTTTTAAACATAAAACCGTAGCGGTGCGCCTCATCAAACAGCCCGGCAACGAAGCTGGCGTCGTAGCGTTTGAACACATTCTCATCGTAATAGCCTTCGCTTACGAGATACGCCAGACGCGCGTGGGTGTCGGGAAACGTCACCGAGCGTGGCGCCACATGCGCGGTCATAAACGCCGCCACCGCCTCGCGGTCTTTCTCAAACTGGATACGTCCGTCGGCGTCGTAAAGGTTGAGCATCGCGTTCAGCGCGTGATAGTCCGGCGGCGTTTGCCGCACGGCGTCGCCGGTTAATGTTGTCGTTGCCAAAATTCGCTCACTCCCTTACGTACGTTATCGATGTCTTGCCCGGTGCCCATCAGCTCGAAGCGATAGAGAAACGGCACCTGGCATTTGTGGGCGATGATGTCGCCTGCGCGGCAAAACCCTTCGCCGAAATTACGGTTGCCTGCGGCGATCACCCCGCGCAGCAGCGCGCGGTTGTGTTCATCATTAAGAAACCGAATCACCTGGCGCGGGACGGCACCGGCGGTGCCGCCGCCGCCGTAGGTCGGCACCACCAGGATGTAAGGCTCGTCTGCCCGCAGCCGCTCGCGATCCTCCAGCGGAATTCGCGCCGCCGGCAGCCCCAGCCGCGCAATAAAACGGTGGGTATTTTCCGAGCGGCTGGAGAAGTAAATCAGGGCGCTCATGCGTTCGCCGCAAGGGAGTCTGCGCGCAGGCGGTTAATCATGTCCGGGCGAAAACCGCTCCAGCTCAGGGAATCGGCCATCACCACCGGCAACTGGCGAAAACCCTGGGCGCGCAGTGTGTCGATGGCTTCCGGCTGTTCGTCGAGATTGATGGTGTCAAACGCGATCCCGCGGCTTTCCAGCGCGCGTTTAGTGGCGTGACACTGGACGCAATCATTTCTTGTGTAAATAGTTATGCGCATGATTCGTATTCTCATCAATAGGTTAAAATCACCACCGCGAAGCCGTGTTGATTGGGGTTGTCTGATAAGAAAGATACTAGATGTAGTTATGATAACTTTCAACTGCGCAATATATAGGGTTTCTGGCAACGGGAGCACAATGAGCGTGCAGACGCAGGCAGGCCGCGTAGCAGCGGTAAAAAAAGTTTTTTGTCAGCAAAAAGGGTAAGAAAGGAGACTTGCAGAGATATCGTTCCCCGGCGAGGCCGGGGAAGAGGCATTGAACCGTGCTTCAGAGATTAGCGGCGGGTAATCAGCAGCGCGCCGAGGAAAATCCCGACTGCCGCGCCAATACCCAGGCTGCTCAGCGGGCGCTCACGTACAAACGTGCTGGCGCAGCTGACCGCGTCGCGGGCCGCCTGAGAAACCTGGCTTCTGCCATGCATACGTGCGCGGGTTTCGCGCAGCAGCGATTCCGCTTTACGGCGCGCCACGTCCGCTTCGCCTTTGGCATCGCTGCCCCAGGATTTGAGGACGCCTTCCAGCGTATCGGCAAGGCGGCTGATGTCCTGGTTGATCTCATCCACACCAGCGTTCACATCACTACGGGTATTTCGGTTAAACATAGCGCTCTCCCTTTTGTGTTTACTTAATAGCAGTATAGAACAAAATGTGAGCCGCTTCGGCGCATGGGGCCGTCAGAGGGCGTTTCTGGACTTTTCCGAAAGCCCTGCTATTTCTCCTAAGGTAAGGTTTCCCCGCAGCTGAAGCAGATGAGGAAAATTTATGTATTTACGACCCGATGAGGTGGCGCGCGTACTGGAGAAAGCCGGGTTTACCATGGATGTGGTGACGCCAAAAACTTATGGTTATCGTCGCGGCGAGAATTATGTCTATGTGAATCGTGAAGCGCGGATGGGGCGCACGGCGCTGGTCATCCACCCCACGCTCAGGGAGCGCAGCCAGTCGCTGGCAGACCCGGCTTCAGAAATGAAAACCTGCGATCACTACCAGCAGTTTCCGCTGTGGCTTGGCGGCGACGCGCAGGAGCATTACGGCATTCCGCTGGGATTCAGCTCCCGCATGGCACTGGAGCGTTATCTGAACGGCTTATTTGGCGAACCGCAGTAAACCGTCCCTTCTCAGGCCTGCGCGCTGACCGGCGCGGCGGGGCTTACCCGGAACAGACGGCGGCAATAATCGAGGAAATACCCGTAAGCCGCCCCCATCATCATCGACACCACAATATTGGAGCTTACCGCGGTGATAATCTGCGGGATATCCGCGCCCACAAACAGCAGGATGGCGGCGTACACCGGCGACTGAAAGGTAATGTAGGCGATAACATCTGCCAGATTTTTCACCAGGCGGCCTTTACCCACGCGCCCGGCAAAGCGCATTACGGCGTCGCGGTAAAGGCCATACGGCCAGGCAATCACCATATTGACCGGTATCGCTACCAGACGTGACGAGAGCGATTGCTCGAAGCTCATTCCTGAGACGAATATTTCAATCATCATCCCCACGACGGAGCAATACACTACCATGGCAAACGTGTCCGCTACGGCGTGACGCAGGCGAGAATGCGGAGAAAACATCGAATTAAGCTCCTGGCTCATCAACAGGGAAAACGGGAAGGTGAAGGCTATGCTGGCGATATACCTTGCATTTTGCGCTGATGATAGAGTATATGGCTGGCTTATTGCTTTCAATTAGCGATAAATTTTTATTTATCGCCACTTTGTCCATAAAATCCTCTGTAAATTCAAAAACGTGCGGCGCTTCGCTATTTTTTAACAGCATCTGACTGATTTGCTTTTAGTTTCAATGGGTTATTTTTTCATGGGCAATGACATCTCGCCTGGTGCGGCAGAGAATCTTTTACGCAGACGTTTTTGGCGCGCCGTAGCGTTTCAGATAGCGTGTTCAGGCAAAAAGCAGCCGTTTCTGCTGTTCAGGCGTCAGGTGCAGGCCGGTGCCATCAGGTGTATTTATTGGTGCGATGAATATGATTAGCCCGCCGTAAAACAGCTTTAACCATTATTCAGCCCAGGCGCGCCAGCACCGCCGGATAATGCCCGCCACTCTTGTAACGGGGATTAATCATCATGGACGCAATCAGCGACGTGTTATATCAGGTCGAGCGGGGCGTGATGGCGCTCGTTTGCGAAGGCGATTTGCGAAAAAAAATGCGGCGCTTCTGGTTTGAATCGCTTATGCATGTGTCGTCTGCCGCGCTGCCTGAGGCATTACAGCGTGAGCTGCTCCTGCTTCGCGCGCCGTTCAGCGCACCGCAGGCGCGCCCGGTCGCAGCGTGGAGTGACGAAGAGGTTCAGCAGTGGCTTAAAGCTCTCCTTGGGTTTTATCACCGGCTCAGTGAGCAGGCGTTCAGAGAGAATGCGGGGCAGAAAATGTAAGGCGGATGCACGTCGCTTATCCGCCAGACGTAACACCGTAGGATGGGTAAGCGAAGCGCACCCACCGTGAAACATCGCCACCGCATTCACCACCGGCGCGGCCTGTGAATCCACACACGCCTAATCGCCGTCTTCTTTATAGACTAAAACCGTAGGGTGGGTAAGCGAAGCGCACCCACCGTGAAACATCGCCACCGCACCCACCACCGGCGCGGCTTGCGAATCAACACACGCCGAAGTCACCGTCTTCTTTATACAGCGCTACATCGGCGGCTTTCAGCGTGACTTTCTCGCCCTGTTCGTCATCCGGGCGCACCGCGACAATCTGATCGCCATGCACTTCAATCACTTTCAGTTTCGGGCCGCCCAGACGCGGTTGAACGATATCACCTGCTGCAAACATAGTGCCTCCTGTTTATTCATCGTGTTTCTGTAACAGTAGCCCACCACCGCGCTCATCGACAACCGCAATCCCGCGCTTTGTTGGCAAAATGTTAATAACTTATCTTCTGTATAGCCGCGTTAGGCCAGGTAAAGTCCTGTATGGCGGGTGGCGCTTTGTCTTTCAGCGACTAAACTTAATAAAAATAAGTCACTTACAACACCTGCAAAAACTACAGGAGTAACTATGGGATTCTGGAGAATCATTTTTACTATCATTCTGCCGCCGCTTGGCGTACTGCTGGGGAAAGGTGTCGGTGGGGCGTTCCTTATTAACATCCTCCTGACGCTGCTGGGTTATTTCCCGGGGCTCATCCATGCCTTCTGGGTTCAAACCAAAAACTAATCCCTGTTTTAAGAGACCCGCTACGGCGGGTTTTTTATGCATGATTTCTGCCCTTTTTTCCCGCCATTTTCCCGTTTTAACCCTACTGCGAAACCGCTCACGATTTAACCGCTGCGTTGCATTTTAATTGCATACAAAACGTGCGGATTTACTCACGCTTAACAATATTTTAGCGAATGAACTGTTTTAATCGAAACTTTTGCCGATAACAGAGGGGCAGAGAGGCGTTTTTCTCTGAATAACTTGAAAAATAGAGATAAAAAGAGGCCACCATGGGGATCCTGTCAACATTAATCACGGGTCCAGGACGGACATTTTCGGCGCAAAGCCCCCGTAGCGGTGTGTATCGCTGTAATAAATTACCTACATCGTTACGTGACGCGGGCGTGCCGGATAAGCCGGGCATCTTGATGGTATTTGTACCGCCCAACGCGGATTTTCATGCTGTCAGTCAGGTCTGGCAGCGCTTCGCCACGCCGGAACGCACCGTACTTGTGCTTTCCTCCACCGGCACGCTGTGCCAGCAGGATAAAGCGACGGTCTATTGCTCTTTGGAGAGCGACGAAGGGAGCTGGTTACTGCTGCCAAAAGCGCTGATTGGCCGTCATGAAGTGCATTCTGTCGATCTTCACACCCGCATTCCGGGCGCGGTACAGCGCGTGCAGGCGATCTCGCGCGATCTCAGCGCGCTCAATGTGCAGATGCCGCTCAGCGCCGACCGCACGTTTGCGATGATTTACTGCGACGGGCTGGCCGCGTCGGAAGGTTTCCTGATGCAGGCCTGGTATAAATCCGGGCGTTTCCCGTGTCTCGCGGTCGGCGGGGCGGCGGGCGGCAAGCTCGATTTCAGCGGCACCTGGATGAGCGTTAACGGCCGGATGATGGACGGCCGCGCGATTGTCATCCTGTGTGAAATGGCACCGGGTAAATCTTTCGCGCCGTTTAAAAGCCAGAACTTCCAGCCGACCGACAAAAGCTGGCTGGTGGCGCAGGCCGATCCGGTCGCGCGTACCGTCACGTCGCTGTTCGACGCAAAGGATCATCAACAGCCCATTACGTCGTATCTGGCAAGCCAGCTCAACTGCAAACCGGACCAGCTGGCGCAGGCGCTGGAGGGTTACACCTTCGCGGTAAAAGTAGGCGATGATTTCTTTATTCGCTCCGTGGCGCAGATCGAGTCCTCACAGATCCGCTTCTTTTGCGATCTGGAATTTGGCGACAGGCTGTATCTGATGAAAGCGACCGATTTTGTCGCGCACACGGAGCACGACTGGCAGGCGTTCACGCGTCGCTACGGTAAACCGTCCGGAATGCTGCTTAACGACTGCGTACTGCGCCGCATGAACAACCTGGCAACGCTGCCGCGCGCCGATTTCTTTCGCAAGATCCCGGCGGCGGGCTTCTCAAGCTTTGGCGAAATTCTTGGGGTGCCTATCAACCAGACACTCTCCGCGCTGGTGTTTTTCGATAAGCCCAACCAGGCGATGAGCCAGTTCCCGGTGGAATACGCGGCCTACGCGGCACACTACGCGCAACGCACGCTGCGCCGCTGGGAGGCGATGCACCGTATGCAGTCGCAGGTGATTGAGCAGGTCATCAGCTATCAGCAGGAGCTGTCGCCGCTGCTCTCCACGCTGCCGCTGCTGGAGCATGCCACATCGCAACAGACTGAGACGCTGGATATCGCTCAGGGGAATATCCGCTCTATGAGCAATGCCGCGCGCGACACCCGTGACGCGCAGGACAGGCTGGAGCAGGGCTTAAGCGATCTGGAGACCATTTCGGCGGGGATCACTAAAATCACCAGCGGGATCCGCTCTATCGCCGATCAGACCAACCTGCTGGCGCTCAACGCCGCGGTTGAAGCGGCGAGAGCCGGTGAATCCGGGCGCGGTTTCGCCGTGGTGGCAGGCGAAGTGCGCCGTCTGGCGCATCTGTCACGCGAGCAGGCGGAGGCGACGGCACACAGCATCAACGAATCTGTCGAGACCATTGCGCGTATTCGCCAGGTCACCACGGAAACGGTCAGCGCGACCCAGACCATGGCGGACCGCAGTATCGAAGCCGCGGATCGCATCGCTTCGATGAGCGAGCAGACCAGCGAAGAGCGCGAAAACGTCGCCCAGAGCCTGGGACGTCTGAAGGTTGTCGCCAAAGGGATGGACGCGATGCAGGAGGCGGTCGCTCAGCTGCGCACGTTGCAGGAGCTGGCGAAGTAATTTGAGTCCGCTCTGAAAAGCGCTGTGTTTATATAAAAGCGAGACGGGGTAACACCCTCTCGCTTTTTTTATCGGTTCGCTGACGGACGTTACTCTTCTTCGCCGGCGGGGCGGGAAGGCGTTATTCACAAAACGCGTAAAACCGGGTGCTATTATCCTCAAGCCCAGCTTTACATTGATTCGCGCTATCCGGCACCTTTAATTCCACGGTTTTAGAGGTGTTTTCATAACGGCAAACCAGCCAGAGCGGCAAACCCATTTTCTTTCCGTAATCCTGATACTCTTGCAGCGTCCAGACTATGTGGCTGTCATTATCAGGCATCAGTTCACCGTGTTTTTCCGGCGGACCCTGGAAAAGGGTGGCGTCATTTAAGCGGTGTGTGGTTAAGGCATTCTGTAACGTGTTCGGGCACGTTATTTTTCCGGCACAGGCAGCGCCTGAAAAGATAAAAAAAGCCGTGCTCAGCAGTAGTGTTTTATTCCACGACAGAATAATTATCCCCGTTGTTTTCCGCGCGCGGTGCATGCCGGAAATAAATTGTACGCTGGCTGACGGGGGGTGTTACTGCTATATAAGCCATCTTTCAGTCTCCATTCAATTTTTGGAGATGATATTTTTGTTTGATGAGGTAAACGTAGTGATCCTTTATAATAGTAATTAATTAGGAATATTGCCCAGGCTTTTTAGTCAGTTGTTGAGTGATAATTGAAATAATCATTTATTACTACAAACATCAAATGACGATAATTTTAAACGCTATTGTCAATAAAGAGTGCCAGTTATGACTTTGAACAAGAAAACTACAGCAGCTGTTTTGAAATGGTATGACGAAAAGTGGAATCTCCCTGGGCTATTGCGCAAGAAAATACCGCTCACGCCTGAAATCAGCCTCACCACAGGCCGCTATCCGTGGGCGCGAGAGACGGGAGATGAGATTATGCAGGACTATTTTAACCGGTTTTCTGTGGATGATACGAGCTTTGATTTTTTAAGATACTGGCCTCCTGAAACAGGTATTTGGCCTAATTGCTTACGCCCTCGAGCATTGCGGGTGGAAATAAAAGATCCTGAACCATTAACCATATCTATGTTAATCGAGTCTGCGAAAGCCGGGCGATGGCTTTATTGAGGCATTATTTTTCGGCGTATCAGCGCGGCAAGATTATCTCGTGAGATATCAGATGTTCATGAACAGAGAGCTAAAATGGCTCCGGAGGTTACGTGATCGAGTGGCTATCAACATAACAACCTTCATAAAACTGCCCCAGGAAGAAAGCCCTCGCACACAGACCGGGCAGACATCTCTCCTTTACCCTGAACCCGTCAGCCCGGTTTGCACAGCGGCAGCAATCTGCGCCTGAAGCCTTACGCGCGGTTACACGTTAGAATTATCGCAACACGCACAAACACACGTTAAACCAAGCAGGGCCAGTGGCCCGTAATCAGGAGCAGAGATGTTCAGTAAAATTTATGAGGTTGATGAAAGCCATATCGATTTTCAGGGCGTCGTGGACGGGCTCTATTACCCGTTTTACATGGAATGGGCGCGCCACGCGTTTATGAAAGAAGCGCTGGGGATTGATATCGAAGAGGAGTTTAAGCAGGGGCGCCTGTACATGGTGCTGGAGTATTCCCTGCGTTTTCGCCAGAGCCTGAAAAAAGGCGACACCGTGGAAGTGACCTGCCAGCTTGAAAAAAACGTCAAGCGCAACCGGGTCAACTTCGCTCAGCAGATCCGCGTGAATGGCACAACCTATGCGGAAGCAACCTTCGTCGCCACCTGTCTGGTTAACGGCAGACCTTCTATGCCCGACGCGGTGGTCAAGGCGTTAGAAGAACTCTGATTT
The genomic region above belongs to Cronobacter malonaticus LMG 23826 and contains:
- the nrdE gene encoding class 1b ribonucleoside-diphosphate reductase subunit alpha, coding for MLNLYDADGRIQFEKDREAVAAFMTAHVAPRSVTFPDTHARLAYLVSEGYYDENVFKRYDASFVAGLFDEAHRYGFMFKTFLGAWKFYTSYTLKTFDGKRYLEHFPDRACMVALTLACGDETLARHILNEILSGRFQPATPTFLNCGKKQRGELVSCFLLRIEDNMESIGRAVNAALQLSKRGGGVAFSLSNLREAGAPIKRIENQSSGVIPVMKMLEDAFSYANQLGARQGAGAVYLNAHHPDILRFLDTKRENADEKIRIKTLSLGVVIPDITFELAKANAQMALFSPYDVERIYGKPFGDISVSEMYTQLVEDERVRKRYISARELFQRLAEIQFESGYPYIMFEDTVNRANPIAGRINMSNLCSEILQVNSASTFDENLNYATTGHDISCNLGSLNIAHTMDSPDFGRTVEVAVRALTAVSDMSHIRSVPSIEAGNAASHAIGLGQMNLHGYLAREGIAYGSPEGLDFTNLYFYTVTWHALNTSMKLARERGERFEGFEASRYASGEYFDKYLLQTWTPRTARVAELFARAGITLPTPEMWRALRDDVMRHGLYNRNLQAVPPTGSISYINHATSSIHPIVSKIEIRKEGKIGRVYYPAPFMTNENLSLYQDAYEIGPEKIIDTYAEATRHVDQGLSLTLFFPDTATTRDINKAQIYAWKKGIKTLYYIRLRQLALEGTEIEGCVSCAL
- the nrdI gene encoding class Ib ribonucleoside-diphosphate reductase assembly flavoprotein NrdI, giving the protein MSALIYFSSRSENTHRFIARLGLPAARIPLEDRERLRADEPYILVVPTYGGGGTAGAVPRQVIRFLNDEHNRALLRGVIAAGNRNFGEGFCRAGDIIAHKCQVPFLYRFELMGTGQDIDNVRKGVSEFWQRQH
- the nrdH gene encoding glutaredoxin-like protein NrdH, encoding MRITIYTRNDCVQCHATKRALESRGIAFDTINLDEQPEAIDTLRAQGFRQLPVVMADSLSWSGFRPDMINRLRADSLAANA
- a CDS encoding DUF883 family protein — translated: MFNRNTRSDVNAGVDEINQDISRLADTLEGVLKSWGSDAKGEADVARRKAESLLRETRARMHGRSQVSQAARDAVSCASTFVRERPLSSLGIGAAVGIFLGALLITRR
- a CDS encoding DUF2002 family protein, which gives rise to MYLRPDEVARVLEKAGFTMDVVTPKTYGYRRGENYVYVNREARMGRTALVIHPTLRERSQSLADPASEMKTCDHYQQFPLWLGGDAQEHYGIPLGFSSRMALERYLNGLFGEPQ
- a CDS encoding L-alanine exporter AlaE, which produces MFSPHSRLRHAVADTFAMVVYCSVVGMMIEIFVSGMSFEQSLSSRLVAIPVNMVIAWPYGLYRDAVMRFAGRVGKGRLVKNLADVIAYITFQSPVYAAILLFVGADIPQIITAVSSNIVVSMMMGAAYGYFLDYCRRLFRVSPAAPVSAQA
- a CDS encoding YqaE/Pmp3 family membrane protein — its product is MGFWRIIFTIILPPLGVLLGKGVGGAFLINILLTLLGYFPGLIHAFWVQTKN
- a CDS encoding methyl-accepting chemotaxis protein → MYRCNKLPTSLRDAGVPDKPGILMVFVPPNADFHAVSQVWQRFATPERTVLVLSSTGTLCQQDKATVYCSLESDEGSWLLLPKALIGRHEVHSVDLHTRIPGAVQRVQAISRDLSALNVQMPLSADRTFAMIYCDGLAASEGFLMQAWYKSGRFPCLAVGGAAGGKLDFSGTWMSVNGRMMDGRAIVILCEMAPGKSFAPFKSQNFQPTDKSWLVAQADPVARTVTSLFDAKDHQQPITSYLASQLNCKPDQLAQALEGYTFAVKVGDDFFIRSVAQIESSQIRFFCDLEFGDRLYLMKATDFVAHTEHDWQAFTRRYGKPSGMLLNDCVLRRMNNLATLPRADFFRKIPAAGFSSFGEILGVPINQTLSALVFFDKPNQAMSQFPVEYAAYAAHYAQRTLRRWEAMHRMQSQVIEQVISYQQELSPLLSTLPLLEHATSQQTETLDIAQGNIRSMSNAARDTRDAQDRLEQGLSDLETISAGITKITSGIRSIADQTNLLALNAAVEAARAGESGRGFAVVAGEVRRLAHLSREQAEATAHSINESVETIARIRQVTTETVSATQTMADRSIEAADRIASMSEQTSEERENVAQSLGRLKVVAKGMDAMQEAVAQLRTLQELAK
- a CDS encoding STY0301 family protein, with amino-acid sequence MHRARKTTGIIILSWNKTLLLSTAFFIFSGAACAGKITCPNTLQNALTTHRLNDATLFQGPPEKHGELMPDNDSHIVWTLQEYQDYGKKMGLPLWLVCRYENTSKTVELKVPDSANQCKAGLEDNSTRFYAFCE
- a CDS encoding DUF1493 family protein, with the protein product MTLNKKTTAAVLKWYDEKWNLPGLLRKKIPLTPEISLTTGRYPWARETGDEIMQDYFNRFSVDDTSFDFLRYWPPETGIWPNCLRPRALRVEIKDPEPLTISMLIESAKAGRWLY
- a CDS encoding acyl-CoA thioesterase; translation: MFSKIYEVDESHIDFQGVVDGLYYPFYMEWARHAFMKEALGIDIEEEFKQGRLYMVLEYSLRFRQSLKKGDTVEVTCQLEKNVKRNRVNFAQQIRVNGTTYAEATFVATCLVNGRPSMPDAVVKALEEL